The following coding sequences are from one Bradyrhizobium sp. WSM471 window:
- a CDS encoding septum formation initiator family protein: MVSRARLKSILTGLALYAMAAAIVGYFGVNAYTGKYGLNARQELDQEIVALTSELAQLKRERARSEQRVSLLRSAKIDPDMLDERARFQLDYVNPRDLVRTIPAN; encoded by the coding sequence ATGGTCTCCCGCGCGCGCCTGAAATCGATCCTGACCGGTCTTGCCCTCTATGCGATGGCGGCCGCCATCGTCGGCTATTTCGGCGTCAACGCATATACCGGCAAGTACGGCCTCAACGCCCGCCAGGAGCTCGACCAAGAGATCGTGGCGCTGACCAGCGAGTTGGCCCAGCTCAAGCGCGAGCGCGCCAGGAGCGAGCAGCGCGTTTCGCTGCTGCGCTCCGCGAAGATCGACCCCGACATGCTGGACGAGCGGGCGCGCTTCCAGCTCGACTACGTCAATCCGCGTGATCTCGTCCGGACGATCCCGGCGAACTGA
- a CDS encoding NADPH-dependent FMN reductase, producing MAYNIVTIAGSLRKDSFSLKIANALAKLAPASLKLEVVTPAGISFFNQDLEGAPPADWLSFREKLQKSDGVIFVTPEYNRAIPGVLKNAIDVASRPYGKSSFNGKPVGIIANSPGPLGGVSAAKTLQNILPGISGPIMQQPEAYLNGVGDAFDADGNLIKESLKPVLQAYIDAFAVHVAKHHG from the coding sequence ATGGCCTATAACATCGTCACGATCGCCGGCAGCCTGCGCAAGGACAGCTTTTCGCTGAAGATCGCCAATGCGCTCGCCAAGCTCGCGCCGGCCTCGCTCAAGCTCGAGGTCGTCACGCCGGCCGGCATCTCGTTCTTCAACCAGGACCTCGAGGGCGCGCCGCCGGCCGACTGGCTGTCCTTCCGCGAAAAACTTCAGAAGTCAGACGGCGTCATCTTCGTCACGCCGGAATACAATCGCGCGATCCCGGGCGTGCTGAAGAACGCCATCGACGTCGCCTCGCGGCCCTATGGCAAGAGCTCGTTCAACGGCAAGCCGGTCGGCATCATCGCGAACTCGCCGGGCCCCCTCGGCGGCGTCAGCGCCGCCAAGACGCTCCAGAACATCCTGCCGGGCATTTCCGGCCCGATCATGCAGCAGCCGGAGGCCTATCTGAACGGGGTGGGCGACGCCTTCGATGCCGACGGCAATTTGATCAAGGAGTCCCTGAAGCCCGTGCTCCAGGCCTATATCGACGCGTTTGCGGTGCACGTCGCGAAGCATCACGGCTGA
- a CDS encoding MBL fold metallo-hydrolase — protein MTDLNRRHLLAGAAALSAAAMTKLGSTTANAAVPQAGTQAPGFYRYKVGSYECTSINDGARTFPMPDKFVVNAPKEEALAAGEAAYMPKGMVTVPFNPQLINTGSKLVLIDTGNGVANLEPSKGAVGRTLQNLQAAGVDPKSIDIVLLSHLHPDHTNGIRLADGALAFPNAEIMVPGKDWEFWTSEDNAAKAESNAMMKNYFANVKKTFAGLESKVTKYEWGKEVAPGITSIATPGHTPGHTSFAVASGDAKVLIQSDVTNIPEFFLRNPDWHVVFDTDAALAQETRHKFYDMAAAEKATVIGFHFTFPSVGHVEKDGAKYRLIPSAWNPTI, from the coding sequence ATGACCGATCTCAACCGCCGCCATTTGCTCGCAGGCGCCGCCGCCCTCAGTGCGGCTGCGATGACCAAGCTTGGATCGACCACCGCCAATGCCGCGGTGCCGCAAGCCGGCACCCAGGCGCCTGGCTTCTACCGCTACAAGGTCGGCAGCTACGAGTGCACGTCGATCAATGACGGTGCGCGCACGTTCCCGATGCCGGACAAGTTCGTCGTCAACGCGCCGAAGGAGGAAGCGCTGGCCGCGGGCGAGGCGGCCTACATGCCGAAGGGCATGGTCACAGTGCCGTTCAACCCGCAGCTCATCAACACCGGCTCCAAGCTCGTGCTGATCGATACCGGCAACGGTGTGGCCAATCTCGAGCCCAGCAAGGGCGCGGTGGGCCGCACGCTGCAGAACCTCCAGGCCGCCGGCGTCGACCCCAAGAGCATCGATATCGTGCTGCTCTCGCATCTGCATCCCGACCACACCAACGGCATTCGTCTCGCCGACGGCGCGCTTGCCTTCCCCAATGCGGAGATCATGGTGCCGGGCAAGGACTGGGAGTTCTGGACCAGCGAGGACAACGCCGCCAAGGCCGAGTCCAACGCGATGATGAAGAACTACTTCGCCAACGTGAAGAAGACCTTTGCCGGCCTCGAGTCCAAGGTCACGAAGTACGAGTGGGGCAAGGAGGTCGCGCCGGGCATCACCTCGATCGCGACGCCCGGCCACACCCCGGGGCACACCTCGTTCGCGGTCGCCTCGGGCGATGCCAAGGTGCTGATCCAGTCCGACGTCACCAACATCCCCGAGTTCTTCCTGCGCAATCCGGACTGGCATGTGGTGTTCGACACCGATGCTGCGCTGGCGCAGGAGACCCGCCACAAATTCTACGACATGGCGGCGGCCGAGAAGGCGACCGTGATCGGCTTCCACTTCACCTTCCCCTCGGTCGGCCATGTCGAGAAGGACGGCGCCAAATATCGCCTGATCCCGTCGGCGTGGAATCCGACGATCTGA
- a CDS encoding zinc-binding dehydrogenase codes for MSDGKTGLQLRSLIKTSGELEISLLDVPTPEPAADEVVVRVEAAPINPSDLGLLIGAADMSTAKASGDKGAPVITAKVPEGAMRAMAGRLDESMPVGNEGAGVVIRTGSSDAAKALMGKTVAMIGGAMYTQYRTLKVRECLPLPEGTTPAEGASCFVNPLTALGMTETMRREGHKALVHTAAASNLGQMLNKICIKDGIPLVNIVRSKEQADILHKIGAKYVIDSTAPSFLGDLTNALVETGATIAFDAIGGGKLAGDILNCMEVAINKTAKEYSRYGSNVHKQVYVYGALDVRPIELPRGFGMAWGVGGWLLFPFLMKIGQADGARLRQRVVDELKTTFASHYTKVVSLSEALDPANIAVYAKRATGEKFLINPNK; via the coding sequence ATGAGTGACGGCAAGACCGGCCTGCAACTGCGTTCGCTGATCAAGACGAGCGGTGAGCTCGAAATCTCGCTGCTCGACGTGCCGACCCCCGAGCCCGCCGCGGACGAGGTTGTCGTCCGCGTCGAGGCGGCGCCGATCAATCCGTCTGATCTCGGGCTCCTCATCGGCGCGGCCGACATGAGCACGGCAAAGGCTTCCGGCGACAAGGGCGCTCCCGTCATCACCGCGAAGGTGCCGGAAGGCGCGATGCGGGCGATGGCAGGCCGGCTCGACGAGTCCATGCCGGTCGGTAACGAAGGCGCGGGCGTCGTAATCAGGACCGGCTCGTCGGATGCCGCGAAGGCGCTGATGGGCAAGACCGTCGCCATGATCGGCGGCGCGATGTATACGCAGTATCGCACGTTGAAAGTGCGCGAGTGCCTGCCGCTGCCGGAAGGCACCACGCCGGCCGAAGGTGCCTCCTGCTTCGTCAATCCGCTCACCGCGCTCGGTATGACCGAGACCATGCGGCGCGAGGGTCACAAGGCGCTGGTGCACACTGCGGCCGCCTCCAATCTCGGGCAGATGCTGAACAAGATCTGCATCAAGGACGGCATCCCGCTGGTCAACATCGTGCGCAGCAAGGAGCAGGCCGACATCCTGCACAAGATCGGCGCCAAATATGTCATCGATTCCACCGCGCCGAGCTTCCTCGGTGATCTCACCAACGCGCTGGTCGAGACCGGCGCCACCATCGCCTTCGACGCCATCGGTGGCGGCAAGCTCGCCGGCGACATCCTCAACTGCATGGAAGTCGCGATCAACAAGACCGCGAAGGAATACAGCCGCTACGGCTCCAACGTGCACAAGCAGGTCTACGTCTATGGCGCGCTCGATGTCCGCCCGATCGAGCTGCCGCGCGGCTTCGGCATGGCCTGGGGCGTCGGCGGCTGGCTGCTGTTTCCGTTCCTGATGAAGATCGGGCAGGCGGACGGGGCCAGGCTGCGCCAGCGCGTGGTCGACGAACTGAAGACCACGTTTGCCAGCCACTACACCAAGGTGGTGTCGCTTTCCGAGGCGCTCGATCCCGCCAACATCGCGGTCTACGCCAAACGCGCCACCGGCGAAAAATTCCTCATCAACCCAAATAAATAA
- the eno gene encoding phosphopyruvate hydratase → MTAIIDIIGREILDSRGNPTVEVDVVLEDGALGRAAVPSGASTGAHEAVELRDGDKARYLGKGVTKAVGAVNGEIFEALSGLDVEQQAQLDQIMIDLDGTPNKSRLGANAILGVSLACAKAAANSLDMPLYRYVGGTSARLLPVPMMNIINGGMHADNPIDFQEFMILPVGASSFAEGLRYGAEVFHTLKSELKKAGHNTNVGDEGGFAPNLPSADAALEFVMNAIGKAGYKAGSDIVIGLDCASTEFFKDGKYVYEGEGKTRSISEQAKYLADLVSRYPIVTIEDGMSEDDMDGWKELTDLIGKKCQLVGDDLFVTNVKRLAEGIKAGRANSILIKVNQIGTLTETLAAVEMAHKAGYTSVMSHRSGETEDSTIADLAVATNCGQIKTGSLARSDRTAKYNQLLRIEQQLGKQALYGGKAALKALA, encoded by the coding sequence ATGACCGCCATCATCGACATCATCGGACGCGAAATCCTGGATAGCCGGGGCAATCCCACCGTCGAGGTCGACGTCGTGCTGGAAGATGGTGCGCTCGGCCGTGCTGCCGTGCCGTCCGGCGCCTCCACCGGCGCCCATGAGGCGGTGGAACTGCGCGACGGTGACAAAGCCCGTTATCTCGGCAAAGGCGTCACCAAGGCGGTCGGCGCCGTCAACGGCGAGATCTTCGAGGCCCTGAGCGGCCTCGATGTCGAGCAGCAGGCCCAGCTCGACCAGATCATGATCGACCTCGACGGCACGCCGAACAAGAGCCGGCTGGGCGCCAACGCCATCCTCGGCGTGTCGCTCGCCTGCGCCAAGGCGGCCGCGAACTCGCTCGACATGCCGCTCTACCGTTATGTCGGCGGCACCTCGGCGCGTCTCTTGCCGGTGCCGATGATGAACATCATCAATGGCGGCATGCACGCCGACAACCCGATCGATTTCCAGGAGTTCATGATCCTGCCGGTTGGCGCGTCCTCCTTTGCCGAGGGCCTGCGCTACGGCGCGGAGGTCTTCCACACCCTGAAGTCCGAATTGAAGAAGGCGGGCCACAACACCAATGTCGGCGACGAGGGCGGCTTTGCCCCGAACCTGCCATCGGCGGACGCCGCGCTCGAATTCGTCATGAACGCGATCGGCAAGGCCGGCTACAAGGCGGGCTCCGACATCGTCATCGGCCTCGACTGCGCCTCGACCGAGTTCTTCAAGGACGGCAAGTACGTCTACGAAGGCGAGGGCAAGACCCGCTCGATCTCCGAACAGGCCAAGTACCTTGCTGACCTCGTCTCGCGCTATCCGATCGTGACCATCGAGGACGGCATGTCGGAAGACGACATGGACGGCTGGAAAGAGCTGACCGACCTCATCGGCAAGAAGTGCCAGCTCGTCGGCGACGATCTCTTCGTCACCAACGTCAAGCGGCTCGCCGAAGGCATCAAGGCCGGACGGGCCAATTCGATCCTGATCAAGGTCAACCAGATCGGCACGCTGACCGAGACGCTCGCCGCCGTCGAGATGGCGCACAAGGCCGGCTACACCTCGGTGATGTCGCATCGCTCCGGCGAAACCGAGGATTCCACCATCGCCGACCTCGCGGTCGCCACCAATTGCGGACAGATCAAGACCGGCTCCCTTGCGCGCTCCGATCGCACCGCCAAATACAACCAGCTCCTGCGCATCGAGCAGCAGCTCGGCAAGCAGGCGCTCTACGGCGGCAAGGCGGCACTGAAGGCGCTGGCATAA
- the queF gene encoding preQ(1) synthase: MSKKPSKSKNSSSDSAALQLGRAVEWPDAPEKAKLDRVPNPQGGTDYLVRFTVPEFTSLCPVTGQPDFAHLMIDYAPGQWLLESKSLKLYIASFRNHGAFHEDCTVMIGKRIASEIKPKFLRIGGYWYPRGGIPIDVFWQTGRAPKGLWVPEQGVAPYRGRG, translated from the coding sequence ATGTCGAAAAAGCCCAGCAAATCGAAGAACTCAAGCTCGGATTCAGCTGCCCTGCAGCTTGGCCGCGCCGTGGAATGGCCGGATGCGCCCGAGAAGGCGAAACTCGATCGCGTGCCCAATCCGCAAGGAGGCACCGACTATCTGGTCCGTTTCACCGTGCCCGAGTTCACCTCGCTCTGTCCGGTCACGGGACAGCCGGATTTCGCGCATCTGATGATCGACTACGCGCCCGGCCAATGGCTGCTGGAGTCGAAGTCGCTCAAGCTCTACATCGCGAGCTTCCGCAATCACGGCGCCTTCCACGAGGACTGCACCGTGATGATCGGCAAGCGCATCGCGAGCGAGATCAAGCCGAAGTTCCTGCGCATCGGCGGCTACTGGTATCCGCGCGGCGGCATCCCGATCGACGTGTTCTGGCAGACCGGCCGCGCGCCGAAGGGATTGTGGGTGCCGGAGCAAGGCGTCGCGCCCTATCGCGGACGGGGCTGA
- the glsA gene encoding glutaminase A, producing MDAQTSRSPSAASVPRSTGYPTKPPLRRFLTACYEEFRADNSGELADYIPELKRANPDHFGIALVTIDGHVYEVGDSAVPFTIQSVSKAFVFALALETVGEERVAATIGVEPSGEAFNSIRLTNDNRPFNPMVNAGAIACSGLIYEVDGKGAFERVRSKLSQFAGRELGVDEAVHASETATGNRNRAIAWLLRNYAVLPDDVDAVLDVYFRQCAILVTARDLAVMAATLANRGINPVTGAQVITPHIVARTLSVMTSSGMYDYAGEWTYRVGIPAKSGVGGGIVAALPSQLGLGTFSPLLDNHFNSVRGLKVCEALSARFDLHMLNRNADVRSSVMADYDIYGISSRRSRQPHEQQILDDRHSDIRTLELVGALNFGTIDYVTRRLTSEPPNAPLLIIDFRRVPDITAAGAELLGETLTALNNAGITTVLSGIEETSAVWAAISARTADPRRLRRFALLDDAIEWAEDQVIYRFGGFTDMKESVHLGDQALLAELDADEIAAIVKLSTTRHYYAGQRIVAAGTLANSLFFLQSGMVSVKLRSGVRLASLGPGMEFGEMAILERSRSADVFADTLVTCLELPLDSFADYRRLHPETALKIMRNLAAILARRLVAANAKVDLLSAY from the coding sequence GTGGACGCCCAGACCAGCCGTTCGCCCAGCGCAGCCAGCGTGCCCCGATCGACGGGATATCCCACCAAACCCCCGCTCCGGCGCTTCCTGACCGCTTGTTACGAAGAATTCCGGGCCGACAATTCGGGCGAACTTGCCGACTACATCCCCGAGTTGAAGCGCGCCAACCCCGACCATTTCGGCATCGCGCTCGTCACGATCGATGGCCACGTCTACGAGGTCGGCGACAGCGCGGTGCCATTCACGATCCAGTCGGTCTCGAAGGCCTTCGTGTTCGCCCTGGCGCTGGAGACGGTGGGCGAGGAGCGCGTCGCGGCCACCATCGGAGTCGAGCCGAGCGGCGAGGCCTTCAATTCGATCCGGCTCACCAACGACAACCGCCCCTTCAATCCCATGGTCAACGCCGGTGCGATCGCCTGCTCGGGCCTGATCTACGAGGTGGATGGGAAGGGCGCCTTCGAGCGCGTCCGCTCAAAGCTTAGCCAGTTCGCCGGCCGCGAGCTTGGCGTCGACGAGGCCGTGCACGCCTCGGAGACCGCGACCGGCAATCGCAATCGTGCGATCGCGTGGCTGTTGCGCAATTACGCGGTGCTACCTGACGACGTCGATGCGGTGCTTGACGTGTATTTCCGTCAATGCGCGATCCTGGTGACTGCGCGCGATCTGGCGGTGATGGCGGCAACGCTCGCCAATCGCGGCATCAACCCGGTGACGGGTGCGCAGGTGATCACGCCGCACATCGTCGCCCGCACGTTGTCGGTGATGACGAGCTCGGGCATGTACGACTATGCCGGCGAGTGGACTTATCGCGTCGGCATCCCCGCCAAGAGCGGCGTCGGCGGTGGCATCGTCGCGGCGCTGCCTTCGCAACTTGGGCTCGGCACCTTTTCGCCGCTGTTGGACAATCATTTCAACAGCGTGCGCGGCCTCAAGGTCTGCGAGGCGCTGTCGGCGCGGTTCGACCTGCACATGCTCAACCGCAACGCCGACGTACGCAGCAGCGTCATGGCCGACTATGATATCTACGGCATCTCGTCGCGTCGCAGCCGCCAGCCGCACGAGCAGCAGATTCTCGACGATCGCCACAGCGATATCCGCACCCTCGAGCTCGTCGGCGCGCTCAATTTCGGCACCATTGACTACGTCACACGAAGACTCACCAGTGAGCCGCCGAACGCGCCGCTCCTGATCATCGATTTCCGCCGCGTCCCCGACATCACCGCAGCCGGCGCAGAGCTTCTGGGTGAGACGCTGACGGCGCTCAACAATGCAGGCATCACCACGGTTCTATCAGGCATCGAGGAGACGTCCGCGGTATGGGCCGCGATTTCCGCGCGCACGGCGGATCCGCGAAGGCTGCGGCGCTTTGCGCTGCTCGACGATGCGATCGAATGGGCCGAGGACCAGGTGATCTATCGCTTCGGCGGCTTTACCGACATGAAGGAGAGCGTGCATCTCGGCGATCAAGCGCTGCTGGCCGAGCTCGACGCCGACGAGATCGCCGCCATCGTCAAGCTCTCGACCACGCGCCACTACTATGCCGGCCAGCGCATCGTCGCGGCCGGCACGCTCGCCAATTCGCTGTTCTTCCTCCAGAGCGGCATGGTCAGCGTCAAATTGCGAAGCGGCGTGCGGCTGGCCTCGCTCGGCCCCGGCATGGAGTTCGGCGAGATGGCAATCCTCGAGAGAAGCCGCAGCGCCGATGTCTTCGCCGATACGCTCGTGACCTGCCTCGAACTGCCGCTCGACAGTTTTGCCGACTACCGCCGGCTGCATCCCGAGACCGCACTGAAGATCATGCGCAACCTCGCCGCGATCCTGGCGCGGCGGCTGGTGGCGGCCAACGCCAAGGTCGACCTGCTCAGCGCTTATTAG
- a CDS encoding MFS transporter, with protein MQQGAARPHDHGLPAALYVISGASFAAALSARALDPVLPHVAEDFGVSIATAAGFAAVFAFTFSIIQPIVGAAADLFGKTRLMIGCLALLGLANILGALSSSFSVLFATRILAGIGSGGVFPVALSLTSDLVGPEKRQVAISRTLAGAMTGNLLGASASGLIGDFLGWRGVLAVLGALVIVASIAVAAGFRGAKVKHPPKTSLSALKAGYRTIFTNPNAYVCYSAVFIEGCCVLGLFPYIASFLFELGQTSLSIAGIVIAGFAVGGLFYTLTVSRLLPWLGMKRMMIAGMTLVASQLVVVAFGLRWEVQALNLIVMGWGFYIAHGCLQMFASELSVEARATALSLHSFFFFMGQTVGPLAYGLGLQHGGKMPTLFASAAIMVVLGLVCARLLKQRAPSDAR; from the coding sequence ATGCAGCAAGGCGCAGCGCGGCCGCACGATCACGGCCTGCCGGCCGCGCTCTACGTCATCTCCGGTGCAAGCTTTGCCGCGGCGCTCTCCGCGCGCGCGCTCGATCCGGTGCTGCCGCACGTCGCGGAAGACTTTGGCGTCAGCATCGCGACCGCGGCCGGTTTCGCCGCGGTGTTTGCCTTCACCTTCTCGATCATCCAGCCGATCGTCGGCGCCGCCGCCGATCTGTTCGGCAAGACGCGGCTGATGATCGGCTGCCTCGCGCTGCTCGGCCTTGCCAACATCCTGGGGGCGCTCTCGAGCTCGTTCTCGGTTCTGTTCGCGACCCGTATCCTCGCCGGCATCGGCTCCGGCGGCGTATTTCCGGTGGCGTTGAGCCTGACCAGCGATCTCGTCGGCCCGGAGAAGCGCCAGGTCGCGATCAGCCGCACGCTCGCCGGCGCGATGACGGGCAATCTCCTCGGCGCCTCGGCCTCCGGCCTGATCGGCGATTTCCTCGGCTGGCGTGGCGTGCTGGCGGTGCTCGGCGCGCTCGTGATCGTTGCGTCGATCGCGGTCGCCGCCGGTTTTCGTGGCGCCAAGGTCAAGCATCCGCCGAAGACGAGCCTGTCGGCGCTGAAGGCCGGCTATCGCACCATCTTCACCAACCCGAACGCCTATGTCTGTTATTCGGCGGTGTTCATCGAAGGCTGCTGCGTGCTCGGCCTGTTTCCCTACATCGCTTCGTTCCTGTTCGAGCTCGGCCAGACCTCGCTCTCGATCGCGGGCATCGTCATCGCGGGTTTTGCGGTCGGCGGTCTGTTCTACACGCTGACAGTGTCGCGCCTGCTGCCATGGCTGGGCATGAAGCGAATGATGATCGCGGGCATGACGCTGGTGGCCTCGCAGCTCGTTGTCGTCGCCTTCGGCCTGCGCTGGGAAGTGCAGGCCCTCAATCTCATCGTGATGGGATGGGGCTTCTACATCGCCCATGGCTGCCTCCAGATGTTTGCCAGTGAGCTCTCGGTCGAAGCACGCGCGACCGCACTGTCGCTGCACTCGTTCTTCTTCTTCATGGGGCAGACGGTCGGGCCGCTCGCCTATGGTCTTGGCCTCCAGCATGGCGGCAAGATGCCGACCCTGTTCGCGAGCGCCGCGATCATGGTGGTATTGGGCCTTGTCTGCGCGCGCCTGCTGAAACAGCGCGCGCCGTCCGACGCGCGCTGA
- the kdsA gene encoding 3-deoxy-8-phosphooctulonate synthase — protein MSSSTSAAPVVTIGKVKFGNDLPISIIAGPCQLESRQHALEVASALKEIAARLQIGLVYKTSFDKANRTSASAARGLGLAQSLPIFAEIRSSLGLPVLTDVHDAAQCAEVAQAVDILQIPAFLCRQTDLLLAAAATGKVVNVKKGQFLAPWDMANVVSKITSANNPNVLVTERGASFGYNTLVSDMRALPILARTTGAPVIFDATHSVQQPGGKGTSSGGEREFVPVLARAAVAVGVAGVFIETHPDPDSAPSDGPNMVPLREFEALIRRLMAFDALAKDSTKADPR, from the coding sequence TTGAGCTCTTCGACGTCAGCGGCGCCGGTCGTTACCATTGGCAAGGTCAAATTCGGCAATGATCTGCCGATCTCGATCATTGCCGGGCCGTGTCAGCTCGAAAGCCGCCAGCATGCGCTGGAGGTGGCCTCCGCGCTGAAGGAGATCGCCGCGCGGCTGCAGATCGGCCTCGTCTACAAGACCTCGTTCGATAAGGCCAATCGCACCAGCGCGTCGGCTGCGCGTGGCCTCGGGCTTGCCCAGTCGCTGCCGATCTTCGCCGAAATCCGATCGTCGCTCGGCCTGCCGGTCCTGACCGACGTGCACGACGCCGCGCAGTGCGCCGAAGTGGCGCAGGCGGTGGACATCCTGCAGATCCCGGCGTTCCTGTGCCGGCAGACCGATCTGCTGCTGGCGGCGGCCGCGACCGGCAAGGTCGTCAACGTCAAGAAGGGGCAATTTCTCGCGCCCTGGGACATGGCGAACGTCGTGTCCAAGATCACGAGCGCGAACAATCCCAACGTGCTCGTCACCGAGCGCGGTGCGTCCTTCGGCTACAACACGCTGGTCTCCGACATGCGCGCCTTGCCGATCCTGGCGCGCACCACCGGCGCACCCGTTATCTTTGACGCCACTCATTCGGTGCAGCAGCCGGGCGGGAAGGGGACGTCTTCCGGAGGCGAGCGCGAATTCGTGCCGGTGCTCGCACGCGCAGCCGTCGCCGTCGGTGTTGCCGGTGTCTTCATCGAGACCCATCCCGACCCTGACAGCGCGCCGTCCGACGGGCCGAACATGGTGCCGCTGCGCGAGTTCGAGGCGCTGATCCGAAGGCTGATGGCGTTCGACGCGCTCGCCAAAGATTCGACCAAAGCCGACCCGCGCTGA
- a CDS encoding NIPSNAP family protein, giving the protein MIYEMRIYRCVPGRLPALLKRFETVTLKVWEKHGIKQAGFFTTLIGESNQELTYFLAWESLAEREKKWAAFMTDPDWMKGRAESEADGQIVGNIVSQILAPTAFSAVK; this is encoded by the coding sequence ATGATCTACGAAATGCGCATCTATCGCTGCGTGCCCGGCCGCCTGCCGGCACTGCTCAAGCGGTTCGAGACCGTCACGCTGAAGGTGTGGGAAAAGCACGGCATCAAGCAGGCCGGGTTCTTCACGACGCTGATCGGTGAATCCAACCAAGAGCTGACCTATTTCCTGGCCTGGGAGTCGCTCGCCGAGCGCGAGAAGAAGTGGGCCGCCTTCATGACCGATCCGGACTGGATGAAAGGGCGCGCCGAGAGCGAGGCGGACGGCCAGATCGTCGGCAACATCGTCAGCCAGATCCTGGCGCCGACCGCCTTCTCGGCAGTGAAGTAG
- a CDS encoding nuclear transport factor 2 family protein, with translation MNQLKHLNAGYMRSVALKDVDWFREHLSDDFVNSNPDGSMVDRAGFIEQIAKPAAISNLGYEDERIRIMGDMAIIHARTTYTKADGSAGLGRYTDSWARREGVWVCVAAHVTRG, from the coding sequence ATGAACCAACTAAAGCATCTCAATGCCGGCTATATGCGCTCGGTCGCCTTGAAGGATGTCGATTGGTTTCGCGAACATCTGAGCGATGATTTCGTCAACAGCAACCCTGACGGATCGATGGTTGATCGTGCCGGGTTCATTGAACAAATTGCCAAGCCTGCAGCCATATCGAATTTGGGATACGAGGACGAGCGGATCCGGATCATGGGTGATATGGCGATTATCCATGCGAGGACCACCTATACCAAAGCCGATGGCTCGGCCGGACTCGGACGATATACCGACAGTTGGGCCCGTCGCGAGGGCGTCTGGGTTTGTGTTGCCGCCCACGTGACCCGGGGGTGA
- a CDS encoding RidA family protein has protein sequence MKREPVRVEPISTYLEQRRKGPICPIIVAGETVYVSGLPPFDPVTGEVKRLPFVRQSEIVLDQLKLCLEAAGSSLRDVVKCNVYCTPVQISMRSMMSTNAISRFRLLRGSI, from the coding sequence GTGAAGCGCGAACCAGTCAGAGTTGAACCCATTTCCACCTATTTGGAGCAACGGCGGAAGGGGCCGATCTGCCCAATCATTGTCGCCGGTGAGACGGTTTATGTGTCAGGCCTTCCGCCATTTGATCCGGTCACCGGTGAGGTTAAGCGATTGCCGTTCGTGCGGCAGAGCGAGATCGTGCTCGACCAACTGAAACTTTGCCTGGAGGCTGCCGGCTCGTCGTTGCGGGATGTCGTGAAATGTAATGTCTACTGTACGCCTGTTCAAATTTCGATGCGTTCAATGATGTCTACCAACGCTATTTCCCGGTTTCGCCTCCTGCGCGGATCTATTTAA
- a CDS encoding helix-turn-helix transcriptional regulator, with protein sequence MSLVDPMPTMVEGAMVAAANMVEVAALVGDTARATMLAALMGGQSLTGSELAFLARISRPTASEHLSKLVDARLISVTRKRSFRYYRISSPLVASMLESIKLVAALEVPQRYQPRSARDSALRFGRTCYDHLAGRLGVAIADSLVAGGYIILGEDGGDVTDAGAKLLTEFGVDLNRKRQNKRIFCKPCLDWSERRYHIAGHVGAEIQRCCMELNWLIRVTDTRAVQLTTAGQTGLRDIFGLDKLDIQIDPPDVRRGMSALLR encoded by the coding sequence ATGTCGCTTGTTGACCCGATGCCGACGATGGTAGAGGGGGCAATGGTCGCAGCGGCGAACATGGTCGAGGTTGCAGCGCTCGTTGGCGATACCGCGCGCGCGACCATGTTGGCAGCCCTCATGGGTGGACAATCCCTGACCGGAAGTGAGCTGGCGTTTCTCGCGCGAATTTCGCGACCGACGGCCAGCGAGCACTTGTCCAAGCTGGTCGACGCCCGGCTTATCTCAGTGACCAGGAAGCGCAGCTTTCGGTACTACCGAATTTCCTCACCGCTGGTTGCCAGCATGCTTGAGAGCATCAAGCTAGTGGCTGCTCTCGAGGTTCCTCAGCGATATCAACCTCGATCGGCGCGTGACTCGGCGTTGCGGTTCGGCCGGACTTGCTACGATCATTTGGCGGGTCGACTGGGCGTTGCGATTGCAGACTCTTTGGTCGCCGGCGGCTACATCATTCTGGGTGAGGATGGTGGGGACGTGACCGATGCCGGCGCAAAATTACTGACAGAATTTGGCGTCGACCTGAATCGAAAGCGCCAAAACAAACGCATCTTTTGCAAGCCGTGCCTCGACTGGAGCGAGCGCCGATATCACATCGCCGGCCATGTCGGAGCCGAGATCCAACGATGCTGCATGGAGCTGAATTGGCTGATTCGCGTGACTGATACACGGGCCGTGCAATTGACAACTGCTGGCCAGACCGGCCTTCGCGACATCTTTGGCTTGGACAAGCTAGATATTCAGATCGACCCACCAGACGTCAGGCGAGGTATGAGCGCCCTGCTCCGCTGA